The nucleotide window CAGGCGGTTTCCAACGCTTTAATTCCCTGAAGCCATTGCGGTCCCATGGCTCTTGAAGCAAATCGCCTCAAGGCACCATCGCCACCTCGAGGCTTCGTGGTTTGTCTTTATCGGCCTCAGGCGGCAAGAAGCAATCGGGCATCCACTGGAGACCTCAGCGCTTTGCTTCGACGGGTGCAGGCCGCATCCGCGGGAGGTTGATCACTCAGGAGCCAGGCTGCTTCGAGGTCGGCACAGCGACTGATCAGGTCGCGCACCAATGGGTTGGCTTTCAATCCATCCCATTGCTCATCAGTGGTGCCATTCCGTAGCGCCTGGAGGGAATCGGCAACAGCTGTTACGGGGTCAGGCATCGAAACCGAACGGCAATTGGGTCAATTCTAGAACTGACACGCGCTTACTGGCGCATCTCTTCAGACTTCTTTTGGACTCGCGTAGCGAAACCTTTCAAGACAGGACCCTGGCTCAAGCAGTCCTGAAGGAAGAAGAACGCTTAGATCTTCATTGACTTGGTAATCACCAACACCAAAAACTCTTAACAATTGCAGCAACAATCAACAACAATCTTCATGTCTCGCAAAGTCAAAGCATCGATGATTCACATGCCTTCACAAGGTGATGACTTGTTGACGTTCACTCGTTGCATCGGCGCAACCGAGGAATGATGTTCATAACCAAGAGGCATAGGAGAATCCATGGCTCGTCGTCGCGCCTTCTCAAACCCTGAGGCTGGAAATCCTAAAAATCTCTATGAAGCTCTGATTGCAATCGGCATTTGCATCACCTTTGCAGGCATCTTCAGCACGAGCTATTTGGCAATTCTGGAAGGAACCAGGGCACCGTTCCAGGCATGGATCACCGGCGGCACATTTTTTTAAGCCACAACAGAAAAATTAGCGCTTCGCTGATCACTCAGCTCTGCACCATGGTTCCAGAAACAGATTGAATGTTCCAACCAAGGATCACCGAGACGATCAAAAGATCACACCAACGGAATGCATCCTCACGTCCTCAGGGCAGCTCAGGTCTCCTCTGAGCGCATCAACCTCTGCCGCTGCTAGCTGCTCCAACCGTGGAATGATCACATCACGCGGATAGCGCTGCTCACACAGCACCCAGTAGAGACCGAAGTGACGCGCTTCACTCTTCAAAAGGCCGCCGTAAAGCTCTCTCAACCCAGGGTCAGGACTGTTTTGGGCCAGCAACGCCATGCGTTCGTGGCTTCGGGCCTCAATCAATCCTGCGATCAGGAAGGAATCCAGCATGCGCTCGGGCTCTCCCCGTCGAACCTGCTTGGCAAGAAGGGCTCCATAGGCAGGAGAACGGAGCGGCTCCAGATAACGACCTCTTGATTTGAGCAGCGCCAGCACCTGCTCAAAATGCTCCAGCTCTTCCCGCGCCAAAGGGCTAAGAACTTCGCCCAGACCAGGTTCACAGAGATAACGGAACATCAACTGAACCGCTGATCCAGCTGCCTTGCGCTCGCAGTGGGCATGGTCAATCAACACCTCCATGGGCCTGGCATTGGCTTGTTCAACCCAGCGCACACTCGTTGGAGCCGCCAACCAGCGGATCGAGGCAATCGATGGGCCTGAGCGGTCCATCGTTGAACTGGTGATGCTCATGCCTTTGCTCCTCTGAGGTAGTTCACCAAGCCGTCAAAAGCCATGGTGTAACTGAAGGCGCCGAACCCACACACCACGCCCAAAGCACAGTCGGCGAGATAGGAGTGATGACGAAACGTCTCGCGCGCATGGGTATTGCTCAAATGCACTTCCACGAAAGGAATCGCCACCCCCAGAAGAGCATCGCGCAGCGCAATGGAGGTGTGGGTGTAGGCACCGGCATTGATCAGGATCCCGTCCACTGAGCCCATCGCCTCATGGACCCGTTCCACTAGAGCACCCTCAAAATTGCTTTGAAACGTTTCGAGTTGCACCTCAGCCGCTCTGGCCCGATCCCTCAAGCACGTTTCGATGTCAGCAAGCGTCTGGTGCCCGTAAAGGCCAGGTTCCCGCTGGCCCAGCAGATTGATGTTGGGGCCGTTGAGCAGAAGCAGACGCATCACTCGCAGGAACGATGGCCCCTGATCGTATCGACCACCCCTGTCATGTGAGCTGGTAAGTTCTTCCGGTGTGGTTCGGGTCGGTGCCCGAGTGGTTAATGGGGGCGGACTGTAAATCCGCTGGCTCTGCCTACGTTGGTTCAAATCCAACCCGGCCCATCCACCAC belongs to Synechococcus sp. WH 7805 and includes:
- a CDS encoding tRNA-(ms[2]io[6]A)-hydroxylase; protein product: MSITSSTMDRSGPSIASIRWLAAPTSVRWVEQANARPMEVLIDHAHCERKAAGSAVQLMFRYLCEPGLGEVLSPLAREELEHFEQVLALLKSRGRYLEPLRSPAYGALLAKQVRRGEPERMLDSFLIAGLIEARSHERMALLAQNSPDPGLRELYGGLLKSEARHFGLYWVLCEQRYPRDVIIPRLEQLAAAEVDALRGDLSCPEDVRMHSVGVIF
- the aroQ gene encoding type II 3-dehydroquinate dehydratase, which codes for MRLLLLNGPNINLLGQREPGLYGHQTLADIETCLRDRARAAEVQLETFQSNFEGALVERVHEAMGSVDGILINAGAYTHTSIALRDALLGVAIPFVEVHLSNTHARETFRHHSYLADCALGVVCGFGAFSYTMAFDGLVNYLRGAKA